In Saccharicrinis fermentans DSM 9555 = JCM 21142, a genomic segment contains:
- a CDS encoding rhamnogalacturonan acetylesterase, with protein sequence MKIQNLLIIAIGILLISCREQKNESINIFICGDSTAQSYDTSKTVMRGWAQMLPDFFDEHVTIINKAKAGRSTKSYLAEKRWKEVMDSIQADDYVIIQFGHNDASSKPERHASYADYKQNLIKMIKEAKAKQARPILATSIVMRTFKDNALIDDRLKAYPAITRQLADSLNIPLIDTWLQSRDLVVMLGDEPSKALYMWIEAGIDSIRPNGSQDDTHLQSKGAVTIAEMVATDIKKQNLKDIATHVIIP encoded by the coding sequence ATGAAAATACAAAACCTACTAATAATAGCAATAGGTATATTACTTATAAGCTGTAGAGAACAAAAGAATGAAAGCATAAATATATTTATTTGTGGTGATTCTACCGCACAAAGCTATGACACCTCCAAAACGGTCATGAGGGGATGGGCACAAATGCTACCTGATTTTTTTGATGAGCACGTTACTATAATTAATAAAGCAAAAGCTGGACGCAGTACAAAAAGTTATTTAGCAGAAAAACGATGGAAAGAAGTGATGGATTCAATACAAGCCGATGATTATGTGATCATCCAATTTGGTCATAACGATGCTTCATCAAAACCAGAGAGACATGCTTCATACGCCGATTATAAACAAAACCTAATTAAAATGATTAAAGAAGCTAAAGCAAAACAAGCACGTCCAATTCTAGCTACATCAATTGTAATGAGAACATTTAAAGACAATGCATTAATAGATGACCGACTAAAAGCATACCCTGCTATTACACGTCAATTGGCCGATTCATTGAACATTCCCTTAATAGACACCTGGCTTCAATCAAGAGACTTAGTTGTTATGCTAGGCGATGAACCATCAAAAGCTTTATATATGTGGATTGAGGCAGGCATCGATTCTATTCGTCCCAACGGTTCACAAGACGACACTCATCTCCAATCAAAAGGAGCTGTAACCATTGCAGAAATGGTAGCCACAGATATAAAAAAACAAAATCTTAAAGATATCGCGACACATGTTATCATACCTTAA
- a CDS encoding glycoside hydrolase family 88 protein: MKSAFMNRHYFNFFKYILICSWIIFHYSHSAAQEKKEKRNKKRNNIEASISNDANTPLHLTKPNYPISYATPSSAKIESQMESILAYLSSVTPTTIIDSKTQQILSNFENINQYSYLKHGEFRLTSYEWGVTYAGMIRMAQVTENEKYLNYVTERFSMLSEVAPYYKAILKETGKIDPSITTVLQPKALDDAGAMCAAMIKTSTFDQPNSALDTLIGNYMDYIMYHQYRLKDGTFARNRPQYNTVWLDDMFMSIPAILQMGQYKSDNKYIHEAIHQIKLFKDKMFMDEEGLFRHGWIEGLQPQPSYCWARANGWALLTLCEALDVLPENHKDRPWIKEIYKKQITSLAKYQSGQGLWHQLINKPDSYLETSASAIFVYAIAHGINQGWLNAQVYGPIVSLGWSALSEKVNTHGQVNGTCVGTGMGFDPAFYYYRPTSTQAAHGYGPMLLAGAEMIELCKNWFPKKNDSAIHFYAQELPYTEPIFKVGNPRHPPYKKAGSSRKGNNPVVFIIGDSTVKNGRDRGDGGQWGWASFFDHYFDTTKITIENHALGGISSRTFFTYGLWQDVLEGFKEGDYLFIQFGHNDVGSFDTGRARASIKGAGEESKVYVMENTRGPETVYTFGHYIRLFIKQAQAQGVTVIALSHTPRNNWKDGKMARVTDTYAKWTKQAAQAQGAFYIDANNLCASAYEKIGQAATMPYYKDNVHTSYKGAILNGNTIAQAVYKLHNCRLKQYLKLDALDNPPKVAPSPLFRDKQFDGAADPVVIWNKAEKKWFMFYTNRRAKLKNNKGLEWVHGTPIGIAESEDGGLTWKYRSDAKINYGGPDITYWAPEVIEHDGKYHMFLTVVPGIFTDWNHPRHIIHLTSNNLIDWNFQSKLNLASDKVIDAEVIKAPNGKWRMYYNNEQKNKSIYYAESSNLLDWENKGLAVNEKRGEGPVVFYWKNRYFMIIDSWKGLSVFSSKNMKNWYLQKENILEKPGYFKDDGVKGGHADVIINNDRAYIFYFTHPGRTNDIWDDTYETRRSSIQVRELKFINHQIVCNRNLPVNIELIQP; the protein is encoded by the coding sequence ATGAAAAGCGCATTTATGAATAGACACTATTTTAATTTTTTCAAATATATTCTTATATGTAGTTGGATAATTTTTCATTATTCTCATTCCGCTGCACAAGAGAAAAAAGAAAAAAGAAATAAAAAAAGAAACAACATAGAAGCTTCGATAAGTAACGATGCCAACACTCCTCTGCACCTAACTAAACCCAATTATCCGATCAGTTACGCAACGCCATCTTCCGCTAAGATTGAGTCGCAGATGGAATCTATCCTCGCCTACCTTTCCAGCGTTACCCCAACTACAATCATTGATTCAAAGACACAACAAATACTTTCGAACTTTGAGAATATAAATCAATATTCCTATTTGAAGCATGGAGAATTCAGGTTAACCTCATACGAATGGGGTGTTACATATGCTGGCATGATACGCATGGCGCAGGTAACAGAAAATGAAAAATACCTGAACTATGTAACTGAACGTTTTTCCATGCTATCAGAAGTGGCGCCCTATTATAAAGCTATTTTAAAAGAAACAGGAAAAATAGATCCTTCCATCACAACCGTTCTACAACCTAAGGCACTAGATGATGCGGGAGCTATGTGCGCTGCCATGATCAAAACATCTACATTTGACCAGCCTAACAGTGCCCTTGACACTTTAATCGGCAACTACATGGATTATATCATGTACCACCAATACCGATTAAAAGACGGAACATTTGCCCGTAACCGCCCACAATATAACACGGTTTGGCTAGATGATATGTTTATGAGTATTCCTGCCATATTGCAAATGGGGCAGTATAAATCCGATAATAAATACATACACGAAGCCATTCATCAAATCAAACTCTTTAAGGATAAAATGTTTATGGACGAAGAGGGACTTTTTCGACATGGTTGGATAGAAGGTTTACAACCGCAACCTAGTTATTGTTGGGCACGCGCAAATGGATGGGCACTTCTAACGCTTTGTGAGGCCTTAGATGTTTTACCTGAAAATCACAAAGACAGGCCATGGATCAAAGAAATATACAAAAAACAGATCACATCCTTAGCAAAATACCAATCAGGACAAGGCCTTTGGCACCAACTGATTAACAAACCTGATTCTTATCTGGAAACATCCGCCAGTGCTATCTTTGTGTACGCCATTGCTCATGGTATAAATCAAGGCTGGTTGAATGCACAAGTTTACGGCCCTATTGTTTCTTTAGGCTGGAGTGCACTTTCTGAAAAGGTAAACACACATGGCCAGGTAAACGGCACATGTGTTGGCACAGGAATGGGCTTTGACCCTGCCTTCTATTATTATCGTCCAACAAGTACACAAGCAGCGCATGGCTATGGACCTATGTTACTGGCCGGAGCCGAAATGATTGAGCTTTGCAAGAATTGGTTTCCCAAAAAGAACGACAGCGCCATTCATTTTTATGCACAAGAGCTACCCTACACAGAACCTATATTTAAAGTGGGTAATCCCAGACACCCTCCTTATAAAAAAGCCGGAAGTAGTCGCAAAGGCAATAATCCTGTTGTTTTTATCATTGGAGACTCTACTGTAAAAAATGGTAGAGACCGAGGGGATGGTGGCCAATGGGGATGGGCAAGCTTCTTTGATCACTATTTTGATACCACAAAAATCACTATTGAAAACCATGCCTTAGGAGGTATTAGTAGCAGAACATTCTTCACCTATGGCTTATGGCAGGATGTTTTAGAAGGATTTAAAGAAGGAGATTATCTATTTATCCAGTTCGGGCATAATGATGTAGGTTCTTTTGACACGGGTCGCGCACGCGCTTCCATCAAAGGTGCTGGTGAAGAATCAAAAGTTTATGTCATGGAAAATACCAGAGGACCCGAAACGGTATATACTTTTGGCCACTATATACGTCTCTTTATCAAACAAGCCCAAGCCCAAGGTGTAACTGTGATCGCTTTATCCCATACGCCCCGTAACAATTGGAAAGATGGCAAAATGGCGCGCGTAACAGATACTTATGCAAAGTGGACAAAGCAGGCTGCACAAGCGCAAGGTGCATTTTATATTGACGCAAACAACTTATGCGCATCTGCATATGAAAAGATTGGGCAAGCAGCTACCATGCCATACTATAAAGATAATGTGCATACCTCGTATAAAGGAGCCATATTAAATGGAAACACCATTGCCCAAGCGGTGTACAAACTTCATAATTGCCGTCTAAAGCAATACTTAAAATTAGATGCATTGGATAACCCTCCCAAAGTAGCTCCCAGCCCCTTATTCCGCGATAAACAATTCGATGGTGCAGCAGATCCTGTTGTTATCTGGAATAAAGCAGAGAAAAAATGGTTTATGTTCTATACCAACCGCAGGGCCAAATTAAAAAATAACAAAGGGCTTGAATGGGTGCATGGAACACCGATAGGTATAGCCGAATCTGAGGATGGCGGCTTAACATGGAAATACAGATCGGATGCAAAAATAAACTATGGAGGCCCAGACATTACCTATTGGGCTCCCGAGGTCATCGAACACGATGGTAAGTATCATATGTTCCTGACCGTCGTTCCGGGAATATTCACCGATTGGAATCACCCTCGTCATATCATTCACCTAACAAGCAACAATTTGATAGATTGGAATTTCCAATCAAAATTAAATTTAGCATCAGATAAAGTCATAGATGCAGAAGTAATAAAAGCTCCCAATGGAAAATGGAGAATGTATTACAACAACGAACAAAAAAATAAATCCATATACTACGCAGAGAGTAGTAATTTACTTGATTGGGAAAATAAAGGACTGGCTGTGAATGAGAAAAGAGGTGAAGGACCAGTGGTCTTTTATTGGAAAAACAGATATTTCATGATTATTGACTCTTGGAAAGGCCTCTCTGTGTTTAGCTCTAAAAATATGAAAAACTGGTATTTACAGAAAGAAAACATCCTAGAAAAACCCGGTTATTTTAAAGATGATGGGGTAAAGGGAGGTCATGCCGATGTTATCATAAACAACGATAGAGCATATATATTTTACTTTACCCATCCCGGAAGAACTAATGATATTTGGGATGATACTTATGAAACAAGAAGATCTTCTATTCAAGTAAGAGAACTGAAATTTATCAATCATCAGATTGTATGTAACCGTAATTTACCTGTAAACATAGAATTAATACAACCTTAA
- a CDS encoding RagB/SusD family nutrient uptake outer membrane protein, producing MKLKNILLTLGLTISLGLYVSSCKDDFLQEDLTTTYSTQQFKTQEGLDQLVTGTYQKLKFKFNYTWGIKMFNVGVDEFTDANNAIPDYNCYSSDLNSEEGGNNQPLWQNMYAGIESANTIITNMPLYYDTDNTNYNTRLGEGYFLRAYFYLTLVSQYGGVPLKLKPSTGVETYFTRATEEECFAQVISDFKAAYDLLPTTPEATGRITQAAAAHFLAKTHLTRASELYNPWNSTYVEDDLDKVIMYGQEVVDAHPLCTNYVELWDYQQANGANENVSEVVLAAQFSDDNSTWGRFGNQMHLYYPSVYQDISGTKRDISGDREFCYARTTNYTMDVFDRVNDSRFWKSFITSYGCNSTADAPEWNEENASLGPVGSVAGAKRFVGGDLAIKYIVNDAGDNRYNPVTNDVTGVLKNGTMQNTHTFVRYFDGENHEWVGQHGNEGYYGVQKRFVALSKFRDGYRVSISSQFGTRDAILARSADDVLMIAEAYIRKGESQYNNAIIWLNKLRDRAAYMDGEDRSIHTDGGQAYKNNSYCEGKGGGYSADGAIFYDRNTYYESNQDMAVTTASTLNELHLSSIDDIYNSPVDVPIYNALGCASNADKMMCFLLNERTRELCGETLRWEDLTRTKTLEARFKAFNDGWVRGNSTFNADKHYYRPIPLSFLNAITNENGEALSAEEKQAMQNPGY from the coding sequence ATGAAATTAAAAAATATATTACTTACACTGGGCTTAACAATAAGCTTAGGACTATATGTATCTTCGTGTAAAGATGATTTTTTACAAGAGGATTTAACAACCACATACAGCACCCAACAGTTCAAAACCCAAGAAGGATTGGACCAGTTGGTAACCGGAACATATCAAAAATTAAAATTTAAATTTAATTATACTTGGGGAATAAAAATGTTTAACGTGGGAGTGGACGAGTTTACAGACGCCAACAACGCCATCCCTGATTATAACTGCTACAGTTCTGATTTAAACTCAGAAGAAGGAGGGAACAATCAACCCCTTTGGCAAAATATGTATGCTGGTATTGAATCTGCCAATACAATCATCACCAACATGCCGCTATATTACGACACAGACAATACTAATTACAATACACGATTAGGTGAAGGTTATTTTTTACGCGCGTATTTCTATTTAACACTTGTCTCACAATATGGAGGAGTTCCTTTAAAATTAAAACCTTCCACTGGTGTTGAAACATATTTTACACGAGCTACAGAAGAAGAATGTTTTGCACAGGTCATTTCTGATTTCAAAGCTGCTTATGACCTATTACCCACAACTCCTGAGGCAACAGGAAGAATAACCCAAGCAGCAGCAGCGCATTTCTTAGCAAAAACGCACTTAACTCGTGCCAGTGAGTTGTATAACCCCTGGAATTCAACATATGTGGAGGACGATTTAGATAAGGTCATAATGTATGGCCAAGAAGTAGTTGATGCCCATCCTTTATGTACCAATTATGTAGAATTATGGGATTACCAGCAAGCCAATGGTGCCAACGAGAATGTTTCTGAAGTTGTTTTGGCGGCTCAGTTCTCTGATGACAACTCCACCTGGGGCAGGTTTGGAAACCAAATGCATTTGTACTACCCATCTGTATACCAGGATATTTCCGGAACCAAAAGGGACATTTCTGGAGACCGTGAATTCTGCTATGCAAGAACAACCAATTACACAATGGATGTCTTCGACCGTGTTAATGACTCTCGTTTTTGGAAATCATTTATTACGAGTTACGGTTGCAACTCCACTGCTGATGCTCCCGAATGGAACGAAGAAAATGCTTCATTAGGTCCTGTTGGGAGTGTTGCAGGAGCCAAACGATTTGTTGGAGGAGACTTAGCAATAAAATATATTGTTAATGATGCAGGTGACAACAGATACAACCCTGTTACCAATGATGTAACTGGAGTATTAAAAAATGGCACCATGCAGAACACACATACCTTTGTTCGATATTTTGATGGAGAAAACCATGAATGGGTCGGACAGCATGGTAATGAAGGCTATTATGGTGTTCAAAAGCGCTTTGTGGCATTATCCAAATTCCGAGATGGATATAGAGTATCTATTTCATCACAGTTTGGCACTAGGGATGCGATACTGGCTCGTTCAGCTGACGATGTGTTAATGATTGCAGAAGCCTACATCCGCAAAGGAGAGTCTCAATATAACAATGCAATTATTTGGCTCAATAAATTAAGAGACAGAGCAGCCTATATGGATGGAGAAGATCGATCCATCCACACCGATGGAGGACAAGCTTATAAAAACAACAGCTACTGCGAAGGTAAAGGTGGCGGTTATTCGGCTGATGGAGCCATATTCTACGATCGCAATACATATTATGAATCTAATCAAGATATGGCAGTTACCACCGCTTCAACCTTAAATGAATTACACCTATCTTCAATTGATGATATATATAATTCACCTGTGGACGTTCCCATTTACAATGCACTTGGATGTGCCAGCAATGCGGATAAAATGATGTGTTTTCTTTTAAACGAAAGAACTCGGGAACTCTGCGGAGAAACCTTACGTTGGGAAGATTTAACACGCACCAAAACACTAGAAGCACGCTTTAAAGCATTCAATGATGGTTGGGTTCGTGGAAATTCGACGTTTAATGCCGACAAGCATTATTACAGACCTATTCCCTTATCTTTTCTCAATGCAATTACCAATGAAAATGGGGAAGCACTCAGCGCAGAAGAAAAGCAAGCCATGCAAAATCCAGGTTACTAA
- a CDS encoding SusC/RagA family TonB-linked outer membrane protein, translated as MTLFKSRKNLTLELLIVLLTGCFLFSGNNTVYAQESTITISGMVKDNSGDPIVGATIMEKGSTTNGTISDIDGNYQIKVPSNAALVASFIGFATQETSVAGQPKINFVLEQEFTNLDELVVVGYGVQKKSDVTGAVASVSADAIKAMPVKDAVQAMQGKTAGVDITSNQRPGENSSISIRGVRSLNASQSPLYVVDGMVVQSGGIDNINPSDIESIDILKDASATAIYGSRGANGVVLVTTKKGKAGTVSFNYNGSVTIEKMYDVTEMMDAAEWLDYARLAKYNMGSYASASPSYEADLATWGSVSASFANIEKGWVNGQWDPSKVENYDWKRYGKRTAVSTEHTISASGGTEKFQGYGSFGYLHQEGTQPDQLYKRYTAKTNFEASPTNWLKFGTTMNLSWGEQDYGYSFTKSVTGAGDYYSALKSMLPWAVPYDENGDYIRNPAAGDVNIINPIDELKYNTNNRRTLRATGSFYSQIDFSNIWQALSGLKYRIQFGPEFKYYRLGVFNAADGINGDGNNAAKYNTNNTQAWTLDNLLYYDKTFADLHKVGLTFMQSSSKYHYENGNMSAVDVASTDELWYNLGSGGDNYSLGTGLSEKQMESYMARGNYTFNDKYLLTASIRWDGASQLAEGNKWASFPSLALGWRIDQEHFMSSLNWINGLKARFGYGITGNAAIGAYDTKGALASLYYNWGTSSSSLGYVASDPSVKYPPKMANSELSWEKTAQYNVGIDYVLFNSRLTGSVDVYTTKTTDLLMIMSIPSLTGYTSTWANIGETKGSGIDLQINTINVKSNDFTWETNITWSKDQSEISKLNNGLKEIPNNAWFVGEDIGVYYDYVYDGIWKSSEAAEAQKYGRKPGQIKVKDFNNDYTIDPNDDRRIVGNKRPDWSGGMINTLNYKNIEFSFFVYSRWGNTFRSGKETLDGRYAMRKIDYWIENTHEDAEYYSPGSNGEAADTYASSMNYQDGSFIKMRNISLGYNFTPKQLNKFGISNLKLYAQCMNPFTIYSKCDYLDTDLAGYNNNTTSTGSSTTLKGLVFGVNVEF; from the coding sequence ATGACTTTATTCAAATCCAGAAAGAATCTAACTTTGGAGCTTCTGATTGTGCTCCTTACAGGTTGTTTCTTATTCAGTGGGAATAACACTGTTTATGCCCAAGAATCAACAATTACCATCAGCGGTATGGTAAAAGACAATTCAGGCGATCCAATAGTGGGAGCAACTATTATGGAAAAAGGATCCACCACCAACGGTACAATTTCCGACATCGACGGTAACTATCAAATCAAAGTTCCTTCCAATGCTGCTTTAGTAGCGAGCTTCATTGGTTTTGCGACACAAGAAACCTCCGTTGCCGGTCAACCAAAAATTAATTTTGTTTTAGAACAAGAATTTACAAACCTAGACGAACTGGTAGTAGTTGGATACGGCGTACAGAAGAAAAGCGATGTCACCGGTGCGGTTGCCAGCGTCAGTGCAGACGCAATAAAAGCGATGCCAGTAAAAGATGCTGTACAGGCAATGCAAGGAAAAACTGCCGGTGTCGACATCACTTCAAACCAAAGACCTGGGGAGAATTCGAGTATCAGCATCAGGGGAGTTCGTTCTCTGAATGCCAGCCAAAGTCCACTATATGTCGTAGATGGAATGGTTGTTCAAAGTGGAGGAATTGACAACATCAATCCCAGCGACATAGAGAGTATCGACATTCTTAAAGATGCATCAGCTACAGCCATTTACGGATCAAGAGGTGCAAACGGTGTAGTATTGGTCACCACAAAGAAAGGAAAAGCAGGAACCGTAAGCTTCAATTATAATGGTTCAGTTACCATAGAAAAAATGTATGATGTAACTGAAATGATGGACGCTGCCGAATGGTTAGACTATGCAAGACTGGCTAAATACAATATGGGCAGTTATGCTTCAGCATCTCCCTCATACGAAGCAGATCTAGCAACATGGGGGTCGGTAAGCGCCTCCTTTGCGAATATAGAAAAAGGATGGGTAAACGGACAGTGGGACCCCAGTAAAGTTGAAAACTACGATTGGAAAAGATACGGAAAACGCACCGCTGTTTCAACAGAACATACCATTAGCGCCTCAGGAGGAACAGAGAAGTTTCAGGGATATGGCTCTTTTGGATACTTACACCAAGAAGGCACTCAGCCCGATCAACTCTACAAAAGATACACCGCTAAAACAAATTTTGAAGCCTCGCCGACCAATTGGTTAAAGTTTGGAACCACAATGAATCTAAGCTGGGGAGAACAAGACTATGGCTATAGTTTTACAAAATCAGTAACCGGTGCTGGGGATTATTATTCTGCATTAAAATCAATGCTTCCATGGGCCGTTCCTTATGACGAAAATGGTGATTACATCAGAAACCCTGCTGCAGGTGATGTAAATATCATAAACCCAATAGATGAACTAAAATACAACACAAACAATCGCAGAACATTACGTGCAACCGGAAGCTTTTATTCTCAAATTGATTTCAGCAATATCTGGCAAGCTCTAAGCGGTTTAAAATATCGCATCCAATTTGGTCCAGAATTCAAATATTATCGTTTGGGCGTATTCAATGCAGCCGACGGAATTAATGGGGATGGCAATAATGCAGCCAAATACAATACAAATAACACACAAGCTTGGACCTTGGATAACTTACTTTATTATGACAAAACATTTGCAGACCTTCATAAAGTAGGACTAACATTCATGCAATCTTCATCAAAATATCACTACGAGAATGGAAACATGTCTGCCGTAGATGTGGCCTCCACCGATGAGCTATGGTACAATTTAGGATCTGGAGGAGATAACTATTCTCTGGGAACAGGATTGTCAGAAAAGCAGATGGAATCATATATGGCACGAGGTAATTATACCTTTAACGACAAGTACTTATTAACTGCATCCATACGTTGGGATGGAGCTTCTCAATTAGCTGAAGGAAACAAATGGGCAAGTTTCCCTTCTTTGGCACTTGGCTGGAGAATAGATCAAGAGCACTTCATGAGTAGTTTAAACTGGATCAATGGTTTAAAAGCTCGCTTTGGTTATGGCATAACGGGTAATGCTGCAATTGGAGCATATGATACAAAAGGAGCATTGGCCTCTTTATATTATAACTGGGGAACAAGCTCTTCATCTTTAGGATACGTTGCATCTGATCCTTCTGTAAAATACCCCCCAAAAATGGCCAATAGCGAATTAAGCTGGGAAAAAACAGCTCAGTATAACGTGGGAATAGACTACGTACTCTTCAACAGTCGATTAACAGGTAGTGTAGATGTATACACAACAAAAACCACTGACTTATTGATGATAATGTCTATCCCAAGTCTCACTGGCTATACTTCAACCTGGGCAAATATTGGAGAAACAAAAGGCTCTGGCATTGACTTGCAAATCAACACCATTAATGTTAAATCAAATGACTTCACCTGGGAAACCAATATTACTTGGTCTAAAGATCAAAGTGAAATATCTAAATTAAATAATGGACTCAAAGAGATACCGAACAACGCATGGTTTGTTGGTGAAGATATTGGTGTGTATTACGACTATGTATATGATGGTATTTGGAAAAGTTCTGAGGCGGCAGAAGCCCAGAAATATGGACGTAAACCTGGCCAAATAAAAGTCAAAGACTTTAACAACGACTATACCATTGATCCGAATGACGATAGAAGGATCGTTGGTAATAAGCGACCTGACTGGTCGGGAGGTATGATCAATACATTAAACTATAAAAATATAGAGTTTTCGTTCTTTGTATACTCTCGTTGGGGTAATACTTTCAGAAGTGGTAAAGAAACACTCGACGGACGTTACGCTATGCGTAAGATTGATTATTGGATAGAAAACACCCATGAAGATGCCGAATATTACTCCCCTGGTTCTAACGGTGAAGCAGCAGACACATACGCCAGTTCAATGAATTACCAGGATGGATCGTTCATTAAAATGCGTAATATAAGTTTAGGATACAATTTCACACCAAAACAATTAAATAAATTTGGAATTAGCAACCTAAAATTATACGCCCAATGCATGAACCCCTTTACTATTTACTCAAAATGTGATTATTTAGATACAGACCTGGCCGGATACAATAACAACACCACATCTACGGGCTCATCTACCACACTTAAAGGATTAGTATTTGGAGTAAATGTTGAATTTTAA
- a CDS encoding glycoside hydrolase family 88/105 protein, translating to MGLFIKGYLCNKHLLLSCFLVCAFYSSSSMVAQKSIHRQQVLSSLLRVNSYFMEKYSDYTATSNVGRVRPSNIWTRGVYYEGLMALYSIYPKEVFYEYAYNWSDFHQWGYRDGVVTRNADDYCAGQTYLDLYRINQDPNCIRKVKANLDMLVNTPQDDDWWWIDAVQMGMPVFAKLGATLDEPKYWDKMWDMYEDCRNKISGTGLFNQEDGLWWRDADFIPPYQEPNGEDCYWSRGNGWVYAALVRVLSEIPKDEKHYKDYVSDYMLMTKAIVKCQREDGFWNVSLHDPENYGGKEVTGTSLFLYGLAWGVNNGLLSYEKYGPFITKAWTSIVKDAIHPNGFLGYVQGTGKEPKDGQPVTFQSMPDFEDYGIGCFLLAGVEVYKMKQYE from the coding sequence ATGGGATTGTTCATTAAAGGGTATTTATGTAATAAGCATCTGTTGCTATCATGCTTCTTGGTATGTGCATTTTATAGCTCGTCTTCAATGGTGGCACAGAAAAGTATTCATCGTCAGCAGGTTTTAAGTTCATTGCTTCGTGTAAATAGTTATTTTATGGAGAAGTATAGTGATTATACTGCGACATCAAATGTTGGTAGAGTCCGGCCAAGTAATATTTGGACTAGGGGTGTTTATTATGAAGGACTGATGGCTTTATATTCTATATATCCAAAGGAAGTTTTTTATGAGTATGCATATAATTGGTCTGATTTTCATCAGTGGGGTTATCGGGATGGAGTGGTAACACGTAATGCAGATGATTATTGTGCTGGGCAAACATATCTTGATTTATATCGCATAAATCAAGATCCGAATTGTATACGTAAGGTGAAAGCTAATTTAGATATGTTAGTCAATACACCTCAGGATGATGATTGGTGGTGGATTGATGCTGTACAAATGGGAATGCCTGTTTTTGCAAAGCTTGGAGCTACACTGGATGAGCCTAAATATTGGGATAAGATGTGGGATATGTATGAAGATTGTCGCAATAAAATTTCCGGAACAGGTCTTTTTAATCAAGAAGACGGTCTCTGGTGGCGAGATGCCGATTTTATTCCGCCTTATCAAGAGCCCAATGGAGAGGATTGTTATTGGTCTCGAGGGAATGGTTGGGTGTACGCCGCATTGGTTAGGGTTCTGAGTGAAATTCCTAAAGATGAGAAGCATTATAAGGATTATGTGAGTGATTATATGTTGATGACAAAGGCTATAGTAAAATGCCAAAGAGAAGATGGTTTTTGGAACGTGAGTTTACATGATCCCGAAAATTATGGAGGAAAAGAAGTCACAGGTACTTCCTTGTTTTTATATGGTTTGGCCTGGGGAGTAAATAATGGTTTGTTATCCTATGAGAAATATGGCCCTTTCATTACAAAGGCATGGACTTCAATTGTAAAAGATGCCATTCATCCCAACGGCTTTTTAGGTTATGTGCAGGGAACAGGAAAGGAACCTAAAGATGGTCAGCCAGTAACTTTTCAAAGTATGCCCGATTTTGAGGATTACGGTATTGGATGTTTTCTGCTTGCAGGTGTCGAAGTGTATAAAATGAAACAGTATGAGTAA